In Columba livia isolate bColLiv1 breed racing homer chromosome 25, bColLiv1.pat.W.v2, whole genome shotgun sequence, the following proteins share a genomic window:
- the LOC102087059 gene encoding protein phosphatase 1 regulatory subunit 3C-B-like yields MPVDLAVRVCLSHSPPICKLLNSYDELRVSRGRKPLRSCLNQRLSTEPEPERRDSTKSSKGQKKKRVVFADMKGLSLTAVRFFSKIEEDLCDLQHALSDLACFRPRLRSSCREVCRYVLDFPQPSVDYVTFRSRLHSNLVCLENCLIQDRALSGTVKVRNIEYEKKVMVRITFDGWKSFRDISCQYMHSTYGSADTDTFSFELALPKPSVSCRATEFCISFQCRQKTHWDNNHGRNYRICPVGVTRPPSRAVKSASSAWEHLGTSRAAALVLSHLQTWRRTEAQAPYW; encoded by the coding sequence ATGCCCGTGGACCTGGCCGTGCGGGTCTGCCTGAGCCACTCACCCCCCATCTGCAAGCTGCTGAACTCCTACGACGAGCTGCGGGTCAGCCGGGGGCGCAAACCCCTCAGATCCTGTCTCAACCAAAGGCTGAGCACAGAACCTGAACCTGAGCGGCGGGACAGCACCAAGAGCTCCAAGGGCCAGAAGAAGAAGAGGGTTGTGTTCGCTGACATGAAGGGGCTCTCGCTGACAGCTGTCCGCTTCTTCTCAAAGATCGAGGAGGACCTCTGCGACTTGCAGCATGCCCTGTCTGACCTTGCCTGCTTCCGACCCAGGCTGCGGAGCTCCTGCCGAGAGGTGTGCAGGTATGTGCTGGACTTTCCACAGCCCTCTGTGGACTACGTGACTTTCCGCAGCCGCCTGCACAGCAACCTTGTCTGCTTGGAGAACTGCCTGATCCAGGACCGTGCCCTGTCCGGGACAGTGAAGGTCAGAAACATTGAGTATGAGAAGAAAGTGATGGTCCGCATCACCTTTGATGGCTGGAAGAGCTTCCGAGATATCTCCTGCCAGTATATGCACAGCACGTATGGCTCAgctgacacagacactttctcCTTTGAGCTTGCCCTGCCCAAGCCATCTGTCTCTTGCAGGGCCACAGAGTTCTGCATCTCCTTCCAGTGCAGACAGAAGACCCACTGGGACAACAACCACGGGAGGAACTACAGGATCTGCCCTGTGGGCGTGACCCGCCCTCCCTCCCGCGCCGTGAAGAGTGCCAGCAGTGCCTGGGAGCACCTCGGCACCTCTCGAGCTGCTGCCCTGGTCCTCTCTCACCTGCAGACCTGGCGCCGCACGGAGGCCCAGGCTCCCTACTGGTAG